TGAACGTGCTTCACCTCTTGGTGGGCAATCTTACCGTTGTTCTGCAAGAAATTGTAACCTGGAACGTCATCGTCGATATCCAGATCCAGCAATTTCACCAGCTTCTTCGTCACGGGCAGTATGTCACTCAGGTGCTCGTCTGGGATGTTGTGAAGTTTCGCACCGTGATACTTTGGAATGACCAGAATATGGCCCCTAGCTGTAGGCTGGAtgtccaagaaggagaacGAGTACTTAGTCTCGATCAACTTGAAGGATGGAATTTCACCCTTGATGATCTTGCAGAAAATACACGCAGCATCGTGAGCTACACTTGCAGCAGACATTGGTTTTCTGGGGGGTTGCTATTGCAATCTGAGAAGTCAATGAAGACGTCAACTGGTCCACGCTGTCTTTTATTTTTCGTTTTACGATTGCAGACGAGTTCGCAATTGAATGTTCAACGGTGTCTGGTCGCCGTTACTACAACCGTATACCTCGACCACGACGCCCACACACAATTGGCCACATGCTCTAACGTGTAACCCGAATGCCCAGTGTTTTTTCTA
This sequence is a window from Huiozyma naganishii CBS 8797 chromosome 3, complete genome. Protein-coding genes within it:
- the HNT1 gene encoding adenosine 5'-monophosphoramidase (similar to Saccharomyces cerevisiae HNT1 (YDL125C); ancestral locus Anc_7.287) codes for the protein MSAASVAHDAACIFCKIIKGEIPSFKLIETKYSFSFLDIQPTARGHILVIPKYHGAKLHNIPDEHLSDILPVTKKLVKLLDLDIDDDVPGYNFLQNNGKIAHQEVKHVHFHLIPKRDKDTGLIVGWPAQETDFEKSGAYHKELLAKLDKA